The Brassica oleracea var. oleracea cultivar TO1000 chromosome C6, BOL, whole genome shotgun sequence genome includes a region encoding these proteins:
- the LOC106298548 gene encoding copper transport protein CCH isoform X1, whose amino-acid sequence MSQTVVLKVGMSCQGCGGAVNRVLGKMDGVESFDIDIKEQKVTVKGNVEPEAVFQTVSKTGKKTSYWPVEAEAEPKAEAEAKAEAVTETKTEAETKTEAETKIETKVDAKADVEQKLAEAETKPSQV is encoded by the exons ATGTCTCAG ACTGTGGTCCTTAAAGTTGGTATGTCATGCCAGGGCTGCGGTGGTGCCGTCAATAGAGTCTTGGGAAAAATGGATG GGGTTGAGTCATTTGACATTGATATAAAGGAGCAAAAGGTGACAGTGAAAGGTAATGTTGAACCTGAAGCAGTTTTTCAAACAGTTTCAAAGACTGGTAAGAAGACTTCTTACTGGCCTGTGGAGGCTGAGGCTGAGCCTAAAGCTGAGGCCGAGGCTAAGGCTGAGGCCGTGACTGAGACTAAAACCGAGGCTGAGACTAAAACCGAGGCTGAAACTAAGATTGAGACTAAGGTTGATGCAAAGGCTGATGTTGAACAAAAACTCGCAGAAGCTGAGACTAAGCCATCACAAGTTTAA
- the LOC106298548 gene encoding copper transport protein CCH isoform X2: MSQGCGGAVNRVLGKMDGVESFDIDIKEQKVTVKGNVEPEAVFQTVSKTGKKTSYWPVEAEAEPKAEAEAKAEAVTETKTEAETKTEAETKIETKVDAKADVEQKLAEAETKPSQV, from the exons ATGTCTCAG GGCTGCGGTGGTGCCGTCAATAGAGTCTTGGGAAAAATGGATG GGGTTGAGTCATTTGACATTGATATAAAGGAGCAAAAGGTGACAGTGAAAGGTAATGTTGAACCTGAAGCAGTTTTTCAAACAGTTTCAAAGACTGGTAAGAAGACTTCTTACTGGCCTGTGGAGGCTGAGGCTGAGCCTAAAGCTGAGGCCGAGGCTAAGGCTGAGGCCGTGACTGAGACTAAAACCGAGGCTGAGACTAAAACCGAGGCTGAAACTAAGATTGAGACTAAGGTTGATGCAAAGGCTGATGTTGAACAAAAACTCGCAGAAGCTGAGACTAAGCCATCACAAGTTTAA